The region TTGATGGACTGGATGGCCTGGCCGGGGTTGAGACCCTTGGGGCATGTCCTTGTGCAGTTGAGAATGGTGTGGCAGCGGTACAAGCTCATCGAGTTGTTAAGGGCATCCTGGCGCTGGAGCGTCTTCTCGTCACGGGAATCGACAAGCCATCTGTAGGACTGGAGAAGGATGGCGGGGCCGAGGTACTCCTCCGAGTTCCACCAGTATGAAGGGCACGAGGTCGAGCAGCACGCGCAGAGAATGCACTCGTAAAGACCGTCGAGCTTCTTGCGGTCCGCCTTGGTCTGTCTGTACTCCCTTCCCTGTTTATCGTGTCAGTCGTCGTCTGCCGGAACACTCGGGGACATCTCATATATCGCGGGCAGCCTTACATCTGGGGCAGGGGTATCTCTTTGCAGGTAGGGCTTAATGGACTTGTACTGCTTGTAGAACTGGGTGAGATCGGGAACGAGATCCTTGACGACGTAGGTGTGCGGCAGAGGGTAGATCTTCATGTCGGCCTTGTCCTCGTTGGGGATACGG is a window of Podospora pseudopauciseta strain CBS 411.78 chromosome 1, whole genome shotgun sequence DNA encoding:
- the SDH2 gene encoding succinate dehydrogenase complex, subunit B (COG:C; BUSCO:EOG09263X1F; EggNog:ENOG503NVAA); this encodes MAALRSTASALLGAAAARPSLRMAAAAPSAFRGMAQLADAAQQNNTASEQANLKTFQIYRWNPDQPSEKPKMQSYTLDLNKTGPMVLDALIRIKNEIDPTLTFRRSCREGICGSCAMNINGTNTLACLCRIPNEDKADMKIYPLPHTYVVKDLVPDLTQFYKQYKSIKPYLQRDTPAPDGREYRQTKADRKKLDGLYECILCACCSTSCPSYWWNSEEYLGPAILLQSYRWLVDSRDEKTLQRQDALNNSMSLYRCHTILNCTRTCPKGLNPGQAIQSIKKQMAF